The nucleotide window TTTGAGGATGGTGTTCTTTGTGGATAGGTAGAGCGGATAGTTTTTCGACAGAGCATAGCTCATACATGACCGAGCAAAGTCTATGATCGATGCCTTGGTATTGTACATTCCAAGTGCTACCCCCGCCCCTTCAAATTGATAAATCTCATGATTGACAGTCTCTCCTCCATCAGCAGGTTCAAAACTGATCTTTAGTGTTCCGGGGCCGCTCACCTTAAAATCTGTAGCCTTGTATTGATCTGCAAATGCGTGACGACCAACAATGATGGGCTTTTTCCAGGCTTTTACGAGTTTGGGAACATTGCTGCAAATAATAGGCTCCCTGAAAACAGTACCTCCCAAGTAATTACGCAAAGTTCCATTAGGAGACCTCCACATTTTCTTGAGATTGAATTCTAGCACTCGATCCTCATCCGGAGTGATAGTGGCGCATTTAATTCCCACATTGTGTTCTTGAATTGCTTTCGCTGCATCCAAGGTAATTTGATCGTTAGTTTCGTCCCTTTTCTGGACTGAAAGATCATAATATCGCAGATCAACATCAAGGTAGGGGTGAATCAATTTGTCCTTGATTTTCTGCCAAATGATTCGGGTCATCTCATCACCGTCCAGTTCTACGACTGGATTGGCTACTTGAATCTTGGCCACGATTTACTCCAAAAAGAGGGTTTTGAAATTGTTTGTGAAATAGCAATCCAGAGTGTGGAAAAACTCTAATTAGTAAAAATATTTAAACTTGCAGACACTACAACAACCTAGATAATTTTCAATTGTTATCTAAAATTCTGTCCACTTATCTGCTTATCAGAATGATCTGAGTATATAATTCAGTAGGTTCCATTCGTAGTAAATTCAATCTACTAGATACCTTGACAAAGGCATTTGATCACTTAATGATGAGCAAAAAACTTTTTAATGATTTTGATCCTTCCAAAAAATGACCCTGTCTCAAAAATTACGGCTTCAGCAGACCCAAACCCTTAAATCTGGGCAAATTTATAATTTTGTTATTGAGCACAAAAATTATCGGATCAACGAACCAGATCAATTTCTAGAAAACTCACGAATTAGCTTTTTTGCATTCTTAGATAGTGAGGATAACCTACACCATTTCAATAGGTTAGCAGCCAAGCAAATGGCAAAAACTAAACTTAACGAAATTTTACAAATTCCATCTATCAAACAAATCCAGATCTTTGAAGTGACTAATGCAAGTGAACAGGAGATGAATTCAAACAAGGTGGATGAGCTAGATCCAATTGATCAGGAGCAGGTTCGACTTCTGAAGAAATTATCTGGGACTTTTACCGTTGTGGAGAGAAGTGCTGCGAAAGGAAAAGAGGTGGAGTTGGAAAAATATCTAACTGAAAATATGAGCGATTATATCGATTCACAAGAATTACCTGTCTGACTGCTCTTGACTTTCAACCGCTCTGGGTTCTAGGACTATTCCATAGTTAACCTTATATTTCTTCCCCTCATTAGTAACATTTCGCCGCAGAGCAGCTTCGACAATTTGCCGCAATTCTTGCAACTCTCTCTCTCTACGTTGGTTCCTTTCTGCAGTCAGATCAGGTCTTGCTGCAGCTTGCTGTTCAAGAATATCCCTGCGCTCTGCAGACCGAGTCTTAGCCGTTTCCAACGATCCTGTATGACTCTGCATAAAGCAGTTGTATCTTGCCTGTTCAGACAAGTAACAATCCCTGCGGTACTTTTGCGCCGAGGCCCCAAAAGGTAGCATGAGGGTGAGAGAAAAAATGGTCCACCTAAAAATTTTCACAGGCTTTTGTCTTCTCATTCTGACGTTTAATATTGCTCAGGCTCAGGGAAATAATGTTCAAAGTGTGCCGTCAGATTTGCAAATTCAAAACCTGATTCGGAAAGAATCGGCTGACGCTGTTGACAGAATTTATGCTGCCGAACCAGAAGAAGTAAGAAATACAGCAAATCAAATTCAGGATGTCGCAAGTTCACAGCCACAACCATTGCCCTATGTACCTTTTCGGCTGAGAGAAGCAGCTCAAGAATCTTGGAATGCTGAACTGAAAGCGATGCGTGATGCTTACGATGCACACATCAAGGAACGTTTTGATCGCTTTACTGCCACTCGCAATAGAGAGATGCAACTGAAAGGTCGTCGAATGGATTTCACTGAGTACAATGGCCAGTTCCAACCGATTGAGCGCCGTTAAAAAAACTTGATGCAAAGAATATGGCAGGACCAAGGGTAGCAATGGCGATGAGCGGAGGAGTTGACTCCTCCGTTGCCGCGGCCTTACTAAAAGAAGAGGGCTATCAGGTGATTGGACTTCACCTAAAACTGTATCAGGGCCCTGAAGCAAAAAAAAGAATTAAAAGTTGCTGCTCGCTTGATGAAGCTCTGGATGCTAGGCTAATTTGTGAACGATTAGAAATTCCATTTTATGTTTTGGATTTTCAGGAGGATTTTCAGTCAAACGTAATTGACTATTTTATCAATGAATACGCTTTGGGTAGAACTCCAAATCCATGCGTAATGTGCAATCGCACGGTCAAGAGCGAACTACTACTGAAAAAAGCGGACGAGCTGGATTGTGAATTCTTGGCAACAGGCCACTACGCGAAAATTCTGAAAGATGACAATGGAAAAATTGAGCTCCATCGACCAAGAGATCGCAAAAAAGACCAGACTTATTTTCTTCATGGTATTCCTTATCACCAACTCCAGCGCTTGATCTTTCCGTTACAAGACCATATCAAATCTGAGGTCCGACTATTCGCCAAAAAGCTCAAACTTGATTCTGCATCCAAGCCAGATAGTCAGGAAATTTGCTTTATAGATGAAGACTATCGACAATTTCTGAAAGCACAGAATCGCATCACTGAAAACCCAGGTAACTTTATAAATTTAGACGGCAAAGTACTTGGCAAACACAGGGGAATTCCTTTCTACACTATTGGACAACGCAGAGGTTTGGGGATTAGTGACAGGACCCCATGGTATGTGGTAGCCATAAATGTTGATGAGAATCAGGTGGTTCTTGGCAAAAGAGAGAATCTCCTGTTCAATGAGATTCAAGTAAAAGATATCAACTGGCTCATTGAACAACCGAATGACCCCAGAGAGATCACGGTCCAGTTGAGATATTCTCATCGAGGATGTGAAGCGATATTGACACCTCTGGCAATAGATCAAGCGATATTGCATCTGCCCTATTCTGAGCGTGCTGTCACCGCAGGACAAGCTGCAGTGTTTTATGAGAAGGATCGAGTGCTCGGTGGTGGTTGGATCGAGAGTTGCTCCAATGAAGAAATCTCGATGGACATCCCTGCATGAACATCATTTTGATCGGTTTCATGGGAGCAGGTA belongs to SAR324 cluster bacterium and includes:
- a CDS encoding NADP-dependent isocitrate dehydrogenase — protein: MAKIQVANPVVELDGDEMTRIIWQKIKDKLIHPYLDVDLRYYDLSVQKRDETNDQITLDAAKAIQEHNVGIKCATITPDEDRVLEFNLKKMWRSPNGTLRNYLGGTVFREPIICSNVPKLVKAWKKPIIVGRHAFADQYKATDFKVSGPGTLKISFEPADGGETVNHEIYQFEGAGVALGMYNTKASIIDFARSCMSYALSKNYPLYLSTKNTILKQYDGMFRDTFQEIFDAEFKEQFHKAGLTYEHRLIDDLVAQVLKWDGGIVWACKNYDGDVQSDTVAQGFGSLGLMTSVLVCPDGKTIEAEAAHGTVTRHFRDHQKGKSTSTNPVASIFAWTVGLKHRGKLDSNEDLIRFGETLEKVCISTIEGGVMTKDLAVAITGSTNPSKENYVYTDEFLDALDSGLQKAMS
- the mnmA gene encoding tRNA 2-thiouridine(34) synthase MnmA, whose protein sequence is MAGPRVAMAMSGGVDSSVAAALLKEEGYQVIGLHLKLYQGPEAKKRIKSCCSLDEALDARLICERLEIPFYVLDFQEDFQSNVIDYFINEYALGRTPNPCVMCNRTVKSELLLKKADELDCEFLATGHYAKILKDDNGKIELHRPRDRKKDQTYFLHGIPYHQLQRLIFPLQDHIKSEVRLFAKKLKLDSASKPDSQEICFIDEDYRQFLKAQNRITENPGNFINLDGKVLGKHRGIPFYTIGQRRGLGISDRTPWYVVAINVDENQVVLGKRENLLFNEIQVKDINWLIEQPNDPREITVQLRYSHRGCEAILTPLAIDQAILHLPYSERAVTAGQAAVFYEKDRVLGGGWIESCSNEEISMDIPA